A genomic window from Arvicola amphibius chromosome 5, mArvAmp1.2, whole genome shotgun sequence includes:
- the Lamp5 gene encoding lysosome-associated membrane glycoprotein 5 isoform X1 gives MDLLGKALLSGDRLRILLMFFHAMTQTVAEQEVENLSGLSTSPGKDIFVVRENGTTCLMAEFAAKFIVPYDVWANNYVDLITEQAEIALTRGAEVNGRCGHNESELQVFWVDRAYTLKMLFVKESHNTSKGSEATWRLSKVQFVYDTLEKTHFKDPVSAGKHTANSHHLAALVTPAGMSYECQAQQSISLASSDPQKTVTMILSAVHIQPFDIISDFVFSEEHKCPVDEREQLEETLPLILGLILGLVIVITLVIYHIHHKMTANQVQIPRDRSQYKHMG, from the exons ATGGATCTCCTAGGAAAAGCCCTTCTCAGCGGAGACAGACTTCGGATTCTCCTGATGTTCTTCC ATGCAATGACCCAAACCGTGGCAGAACAAGAAGTGGAAAATCTTTCGGGCCTTTCCACGAGCCCTGGGAAAGACATATTTGTGGTGCGGGAAAATGGGACAACGTGTCTCATGGCAGAGTTTGCAGCCAAATTTATTGTACCTTATGATGTGTGGGCCAACAATTACGTGGAT CTGATCACAGAGCAGGCTGAGATCGCCTTGACCCGGGGAGCTGAGGTGAATGGCCGCTGTGGCCACAACGAATCGGAGCTGCAGGTGTTCTGGGTAGATCGCGCCTACACACTCAAAATGCTATTTGTAAAG GAAAGTCACAACACTTCCAAAGGATCAGAGGCGACTTGGAGGCTGAGCAAGGTGCAGTTTGTCTATGACACCTTAGAGAAAACTCACTTTAAAGACCCAGTGAGCG CTGGAAAGCACACGGCCAACTCTCATCACCTCGCTGCCTTGGTAACCCCAGCTGGGATGTCCTATGAATGTCAGGCTCAGCAGTCCATTTCTCTGGCCTCCAGTGATCCTCAGAAAACGGTCACTATGATTCTGTCCGCAGTACACATCCAACCCTTTGACATCATCTCCGATTTCGTCTTCAGCGAAG aGCACAAATGTCCAGTGGATGAGCGAGAGCAGCTGGAAGAGACCTTGCCCCTGATTCTGGGTCTCATCTTGGGCCTTGTCATTGTGATAACCCTTGTGATTTACCACATCCACCATAAAATGACTGCCAACCAAGTGCAGATCCCCAGAGACCGATCCCAGTATAAGCACATGGGCTAA
- the Lamp5 gene encoding lysosome-associated membrane glycoprotein 5 isoform X2 → MDLLGKALLSGDRLRILLMFFHAMTQTVAEQEVENLSGLSTSPGKDIFVVRENGTTCLMAEFAAKFIVPYDVWANNYVDESHNTSKGSEATWRLSKVQFVYDTLEKTHFKDPVSAGKHTANSHHLAALVTPAGMSYECQAQQSISLASSDPQKTVTMILSAVHIQPFDIISDFVFSEEHKCPVDEREQLEETLPLILGLILGLVIVITLVIYHIHHKMTANQVQIPRDRSQYKHMG, encoded by the exons ATGGATCTCCTAGGAAAAGCCCTTCTCAGCGGAGACAGACTTCGGATTCTCCTGATGTTCTTCC ATGCAATGACCCAAACCGTGGCAGAACAAGAAGTGGAAAATCTTTCGGGCCTTTCCACGAGCCCTGGGAAAGACATATTTGTGGTGCGGGAAAATGGGACAACGTGTCTCATGGCAGAGTTTGCAGCCAAATTTATTGTACCTTATGATGTGTGGGCCAACAATTACGTGGAT GAAAGTCACAACACTTCCAAAGGATCAGAGGCGACTTGGAGGCTGAGCAAGGTGCAGTTTGTCTATGACACCTTAGAGAAAACTCACTTTAAAGACCCAGTGAGCG CTGGAAAGCACACGGCCAACTCTCATCACCTCGCTGCCTTGGTAACCCCAGCTGGGATGTCCTATGAATGTCAGGCTCAGCAGTCCATTTCTCTGGCCTCCAGTGATCCTCAGAAAACGGTCACTATGATTCTGTCCGCAGTACACATCCAACCCTTTGACATCATCTCCGATTTCGTCTTCAGCGAAG aGCACAAATGTCCAGTGGATGAGCGAGAGCAGCTGGAAGAGACCTTGCCCCTGATTCTGGGTCTCATCTTGGGCCTTGTCATTGTGATAACCCTTGTGATTTACCACATCCACCATAAAATGACTGCCAACCAAGTGCAGATCCCCAGAGACCGATCCCAGTATAAGCACATGGGCTAA